The Pan paniscus chromosome 23, NHGRI_mPanPan1-v2.0_pri, whole genome shotgun sequence genome includes the window ACAGCCCCGAGGTATGCAGTCCTGGCCTAGTGGGGCTCGCTCTGCCGTTTCAGGGGAGCCACCTGCCACACCCGCTCGGCAGCCTATAGTCACATGGCTACAAGTAGCTGTGGGAATACTGCGAGTGTAGTTTTTGGCAGGGTGACCACGTACCCAGCTATGACTATGACTGTGGATAAAGAGAATCGCCATAGTTGTTCAGAGTCTCCGCAACTTGTGTTCTGTGCACCCCGAGGTCCCGCCTTCACCCCATCAGCAGTGACTGGGCATCCCCCTTGCCACTGTGAGCCTCGGGAACCCGGGACATTGGTCTCCTACATCACCTCATTGATCACCATTTGCAAAAAGCCCCCTGCCTGCTTTCCACATTCGCCCACCCCGTCCTCACATCCATCCTGTGAGAGGCGTCGCTGTCCCACATTACAGATGAGGTCACTGAAGCTCAAAGAGGGCAAAGAGAccagtgtggtggttcacgcctgtaatcccagagctttgggaggctgaggtgggaggatcacgtgagcccaggagttcgagaccaacctgggcaatatattgagactccatctctatcaaaaatttaaaaaattagctgggcgtggtggtgcatgtctgtagtcccggctactccagaggccgaggcaggaggatcacttgagctaaggagtttaaggctgcagtgaactatgatcacaccactctacttcagcctgggcagcagagtgagaccctgtcgcttgaaaaacaaaaacaagaagaggGGGCGAGGGAAGCCGGGCATCCTGGTGGGTCCCTGGGCTGTCAAGAGGTGGAGCTGGGATGTTCCTGGGGTCTGTTAACCAGGAAGCTCAGGTCGGGCTGCTTCCTTCCCTGGGGTCTGTCTCCAGCCcttggcacagggcctggcacacaggtgTCGCTCCAAAAGTGCTCATTGTGGGACTGCAGGGGTGAGGACCCACCTGACGTGGCTCTGCTGGTGCCCTAGGCTCTCGGACTCTAATAAGGAGAACGCGCTGCACAACTACAGCACCCAGAAGGGCCCCCTGAAGGCAGGGGAGCAGCGGGCGGGCTCTGAGGTCATCAGCCGGGGTGGCCCTCGGAAGGCGGACGGGCAGCGTCAGGCCTTGGACTACGTGGAGCTCTCGCCGCTGACCCAGGCTTCCCCGCAGCGGGCCCGCACCCCGGCCCGCACTCCTGACCGCCTGGCCAAGCACGAGGAGCTGGAGCGGGACCTGGCCCAGCGCTCCGAGGAGCGGCGCAAGTGGTTTGAGGCCACAGACAGCAGGACCCCAGAGGTGCCTGCTGGTGAGGGGCCGCGCCGGGGCCTGGGTGCCCCCCTGACTGAGGACCAGCAAAACCGGCTCAGTGAGGAGATCGAGAAGAAGTGGCAGGAGCTGGAGAAGCTGCCCCTGCGGGAGAATAAGCGGGTGCCCCTCACTGCCCTGCTCAACCAAAGCCGCGGAGAGCGCCGAGGGCCCCCAAGTGACGGCCACGAGGCACTGGAGAAGGAGGTAGGCACCACGGCTGGCTCTCTAGGAGGCCCCTTGCCCCAGCGCCCCTCCAGTCCCTGCATTCATGCCCTGGCATTTGTCTTGCACTCCTACAGTGATGGGGAGCTCACCCCTGATCTGCTGTGAGTGTGCACCCCACACTCCTGCGAACTAGAATCTTCTTCCTTAGACCTTAgtagtttggtttggtttttttttttttttcctagttctgccCTTAGCAGCCATAGAGAAGACAagtgggaagagaagggagagacctgccaggctcacacctgcaatcctaacattttgggaggccaaggtgggagggtcccttgaagccaagagtttgagaccagtctgtgcgacatggcaaaaccccatgtctacaaaaaaatacaaaatttagctgggcgtgctggtgcatacctgtagccccagctacttgagaggctgaggtgggaggatggctgcagcccgggaggcagaggatgcagtgagccaagatcaagccactgcactccagcagtctGGCAATAGAGCCCGACTTTgtctcagattaaaaaaaaaaaaaaagaagaagaagaagggcgAGACCGTTTATTGTTCATCTTCTGCCCGTGGCCTCCCTGCCTGCACCGACTCGTGGAATCCTCACAGCGGCCTCTACCCCTAGGGTGGACTTCAGCAGTTTTACTGacgggaaaactgaggctcaaagatgtTTCCTCTGTCACCTCGATGATGTGTAAACATCTGTGACCACAGTTTCCTGTTCCTATCCCTGTCTAGCCTTCTCTGGGCCAAGGCTCTCCCAGGTCATTGACCTGGCCATCCAGGAAACAGCCCAGCGTGTCCCCTGGCTACATCTCGCTCCAGGGCTGCTTGCCCTTCTCAAACCCTGAGGCATTCCTAAGCCTTCCAGGGACGCTGGGCTTGTATCCGTGTGGAGCTGGAAGCCTGCGGGCTCCTCACTGCCTTCCACCAGCCCTGCCCCAGCTTCCAGGTCCCACTGACCACCCTTCTCCCTCGTAGGTTCAGGCTCTTCGGGCCCAGCTGGAGGCGTGGCGTCTCCAAGGGGAGGCTCCTCAGAGTGCACTGAGATCCCAGGAGGATGGCCACATCCCCCCGGGCTACATCTCACAGGTAAGGCCGGGGGGCTGTTTTTCAGGGGGAGGGGGCAGATTCCTGGTTGCCGTGTTATCAGGAAACAGCTGAGATTTTGGGAGCCCTTCCTGTGTGTGCTGGAACCTGTGTGGGGCATTTGACATGCGTCATCTCATTTACTCTCCCCACAGCTGGTGGGCGTGATCACTGTGCCCGTTTTACAGACAAGGCCACTGAGCTCTGAGAGGTTATGTGACTTGCCCGAGGTCACCCCGCTTGCAGGTCTCAAAGGTGGGATTTGAGCGAGGGTCCGGCTGACTGCAGAGCCTGTGTGTGAGTCCCCGTGTGACACTCTGCACTTGGACCCTTGCCCCGGGGAAGTGGGGGGCTAGTGGCCCCGAGAGTCACTCCCTGAACACAGGGAAATCCTGCCGAGGCCCACTGGGCCGAGGCCCCACACAAGGAGGTCTGCAGGACAGGGGAGCCTCCAGTAGCCCTCAGAGAATGCACCGTCCGCCTAGGACAGCGGTTCTCAACGGGGTCCATTTTGTCCCCCTTGGGGACATTTGGCTGTGTCTGGGAAtacttttggttgtcacaactaggaCAAACTAACTCTCTAGAAAAaacgtgtgtgtgtacacatatataagtttattataaattttaccaATAAAAACAATGCTTAGTGcacaatttacaaataaaaatatataattttattgtgaATTCCGTACAGCAAATGgatttttctcagaatgctttcaGTGATTTTTTCCATACTCTTGTATCCACAACTGATTAACAAATGGGGGTTGTTCTAACATGTGTGCTGGTTGACACTTTTGTTTATGGTAATGAGTAAGATGAGAAGACATTTGTCGAAACTTTACTGGTCCATGTTGTCAGCTACTTCTTTGCTAAA containing:
- the TRIOBP gene encoding TRIO and F-actin-binding protein isoform X9; translated protein: MGGWKGPGQRRGKEGPEARRRAAERGGGGGGVPAPRSPAREPRPPSCLLLPPPWGAAMTPDLLNFKKGWMSILDEPGEPPSPSLTTASTSQWKKHWFVLTDSSLKYYRDSTAEEADELDGEIDLRSCTDVTEYAVQRNYGFQIHTKDAVYTLSAMTSGIRRNWIEALRKTVRPTSAPDVTKLSDSNKENALHNYSTQKGPLKAGEQRAGSEVISRGGPRKADGQRQALDYVELSPLTQASPQRARTPARTPDRLAKHEELERDLAQRSEERRKWFEATDSRTPEVPAGEGPRRGLGAPLTEDQQNRLSEEIEKKWQELEKLPLRENKRVPLTALLNQSRGERRGPPSDGHEALEKEVQALRAQLEAWRLQGEAPQSALRSQEDGHIPPGYISQLVGVITVPVLQTRPLSSERLCDLPEVTPLAGLKGGI